A single window of Nocardioides kongjuensis DNA harbors:
- the recC gene encoding exodeoxyribonuclease V subunit gamma codes for MTLHLHRAARTDLLADELGELLATPLADPFASEVVVVPARGVERWLTQRLSHRLGAGPSGGDGVCAGVRFLQPASLVGLLLGRDRDDPWHPDRLVWPLLGTIDESLGEAWCATLATHLGHGLDGEEGELRRSRRWSVARRLAELFASYAVQRPALVRDWREGRDTDGAGEPLAPDLAWEAELWRRLLARMAAAGHAEAPDVRHDRVCAALRSGEVAGLDLPDRLSLFGHTRLPETEIDLLVALAAHRDVHLWLAQPSAALWSAVAAAGIEVGPRDESASAQLAHHPLLASLGRDSRELATVLGARVRAGQAADAGAAPDPGAPDDLLGWLQADLRANRVLSVEERAARVLRPDDRSLQVHACHGPARQVEVLRELLVGLLEDDPTLEPRDIVVMCPDVETYAPLISAGFGMGELIGEGSAAAGSELHPAHQLRVRLADRATSSTNPLLAVAVVLVDLAGGRATASQVLDLLARPVCRRRFGFTDDDLARMTRWVAEAGVRWGIDATQRAAYAMDGFEHNTWRAGLDRLLLGVAMSDDDYRHVGRGLPVDDIASGEIELVGRLSEAVTRLGDCLGALDRASAADQWFAALTEGVRDLCEVDDDEAWQLPQFERELARACVGAGSADESDEDSTGVPLRLADVRALLQARLAGRPTRSNFRTGTLTVCTMVPMRSVPHRVVCLVGLDDGVFPRSSGVNGDDVLGRRPRVGERDLRGEDRQLLLDAILAAGERLVITYTGAAEHTGQERPPAVPLGELLDALDRTSATPVRDRVVVRHPLQGFDPRNHVPGELVGTGPFSFDRASLAGARASVRERTPVPAFLSGPVPARPAQDVSLADLIDFVHRPARSFLRGRLDVATPFEPGEVADAIPVDLDNLERWAIGDRLLRAVLSSDDPATTGEAVMLAEQLRGSLPPFGLGYGALSDVVRDCQALLQQSAPLRATPARSVDVDVDLGDGRRLTGTVPRVHGNQLVDVTYSRPGPKQRIASWLRVLALSASHPDENWSSHAIARARGGPQRALAGPLDHRASEWLRAVVDLYDEGAVRPLPIPLKTAHAWAEARAKELRGMDIDPVEVAARSWVTDPFNSYGITGEDDDAVHRRIWGHDAPVSVLIEAGLPSYAWTLWEPLLAGAEKVGPL; via the coding sequence ATGACCCTCCACCTGCACCGCGCCGCGCGGACCGACCTGCTCGCCGACGAGCTCGGCGAGCTGCTGGCGACCCCGCTGGCCGACCCGTTCGCCAGCGAGGTGGTCGTGGTGCCGGCGCGAGGCGTCGAGCGCTGGCTCACCCAGCGGCTCTCGCACCGGCTCGGTGCCGGACCGTCCGGGGGCGACGGGGTCTGCGCGGGCGTCCGCTTCCTGCAGCCCGCGTCGCTGGTCGGGCTGCTGCTCGGCCGTGATCGCGACGACCCGTGGCACCCCGATCGCCTGGTGTGGCCGCTGCTCGGGACCATCGACGAGTCGCTGGGCGAGGCGTGGTGCGCGACCCTGGCGACCCACCTGGGGCACGGCCTCGACGGTGAGGAGGGCGAGCTGCGCCGCAGCCGCCGGTGGTCGGTCGCGCGACGCCTCGCGGAGCTGTTCGCGTCGTACGCCGTCCAGCGGCCGGCGCTGGTCCGCGACTGGCGCGAGGGCCGCGACACCGACGGGGCGGGGGAGCCGCTCGCGCCGGACCTGGCGTGGGAGGCCGAGCTGTGGCGGCGGCTGCTCGCGCGGATGGCTGCGGCGGGGCACGCCGAGGCGCCGGACGTGCGGCACGACCGGGTCTGCGCCGCGTTGCGGTCCGGTGAGGTCGCCGGGCTCGACCTGCCCGACCGGCTGTCGCTGTTCGGCCACACCCGCCTGCCCGAGACCGAGATCGACCTGCTCGTCGCGCTGGCGGCGCACCGCGACGTCCACCTCTGGCTGGCCCAGCCGTCCGCCGCGCTGTGGTCCGCCGTCGCCGCGGCGGGGATCGAGGTCGGGCCGCGCGACGAGTCCGCGTCGGCACAGCTGGCCCACCACCCGCTGCTGGCGTCACTCGGTCGCGACTCCCGCGAGCTGGCCACCGTGCTGGGGGCGCGGGTGCGTGCGGGGCAGGCCGCGGATGCCGGTGCCGCACCGGATCCCGGGGCTCCGGACGACCTGCTGGGGTGGCTGCAGGCCGACCTGCGGGCCAACCGCGTGCTGTCCGTGGAGGAGCGGGCAGCCCGGGTGCTACGCCCCGACGACCGGTCCCTGCAGGTGCACGCCTGCCACGGCCCGGCGCGCCAGGTCGAGGTGCTCCGCGAGCTGCTCGTCGGCCTGCTCGAGGACGACCCGACCCTGGAGCCGCGCGACATCGTCGTGATGTGCCCCGACGTAGAGACCTACGCGCCGCTGATCTCCGCCGGCTTCGGCATGGGCGAGCTGATCGGCGAGGGATCCGCCGCGGCCGGCTCCGAGCTGCACCCGGCCCACCAGCTGCGGGTTCGGCTGGCCGACCGCGCCACCAGCAGCACCAACCCGCTGCTCGCCGTCGCGGTCGTGCTCGTCGACCTCGCCGGCGGACGGGCGACCGCGTCCCAGGTGCTCGACCTGCTGGCGCGACCGGTGTGCCGGCGCCGGTTCGGGTTCACCGACGACGACCTCGCGCGGATGACCCGGTGGGTCGCGGAGGCCGGCGTGCGGTGGGGCATCGACGCGACCCAGCGGGCGGCGTACGCGATGGACGGGTTCGAGCACAACACCTGGCGAGCCGGGCTCGACCGGCTGCTGCTGGGTGTCGCGATGAGCGACGACGACTACCGCCACGTCGGCCGCGGCCTGCCGGTCGACGACATCGCCAGCGGCGAGATCGAGCTGGTCGGCCGGCTCAGCGAGGCGGTCACCCGGCTCGGCGACTGCCTCGGCGCGCTGGACAGGGCGAGCGCTGCTGACCAGTGGTTCGCCGCGCTCACCGAGGGCGTGCGCGACCTGTGCGAGGTCGATGATGACGAGGCGTGGCAGCTCCCGCAGTTCGAGCGCGAGCTCGCCCGGGCCTGTGTCGGTGCGGGCAGCGCCGACGAGAGCGACGAGGACAGCACGGGCGTCCCGCTGCGACTGGCCGACGTCCGCGCCCTGCTGCAAGCGCGGCTCGCCGGTCGCCCGACGCGGTCCAACTTCCGCACCGGCACCCTGACCGTCTGCACGATGGTGCCGATGCGCTCGGTGCCGCACCGGGTGGTGTGCCTGGTCGGCCTCGACGACGGCGTCTTCCCGCGCAGCAGCGGGGTCAACGGCGACGACGTCCTCGGCCGGCGCCCGCGCGTCGGCGAGCGCGACCTGCGCGGCGAGGACCGCCAGCTGCTGCTCGACGCCATCCTCGCGGCCGGCGAGCGGCTGGTGATCACCTACACCGGTGCCGCCGAGCACACCGGTCAGGAGCGGCCCCCGGCGGTGCCGCTCGGTGAGCTGCTCGACGCCCTCGACCGCACGTCGGCAACGCCCGTGCGCGACCGGGTCGTCGTACGCCATCCGTTGCAGGGGTTCGACCCGCGCAACCACGTGCCCGGCGAGCTGGTCGGGACGGGTCCGTTCAGCTTCGACCGCGCGTCGCTGGCCGGCGCGCGGGCGTCGGTGCGCGAGCGGACGCCGGTCCCGGCCTTCCTGTCCGGACCGGTGCCGGCTCGGCCTGCGCAGGACGTGTCGCTCGCCGACCTCATCGACTTCGTGCACCGCCCGGCGCGCAGCTTCCTGCGCGGGCGCCTCGACGTGGCCACCCCGTTCGAGCCCGGTGAGGTCGCCGACGCGATCCCGGTCGACCTCGACAACCTGGAGAGGTGGGCGATCGGCGACCGGCTGCTGCGCGCGGTCCTGTCCTCCGACGACCCGGCCACGACCGGTGAGGCGGTGATGCTCGCCGAGCAGCTGCGCGGGTCCCTGCCCCCCTTCGGACTCGGGTACGGCGCCCTCAGCGACGTCGTCCGCGACTGCCAGGCCCTGCTCCAGCAGAGCGCGCCGCTGCGTGCCACCCCCGCCCGCAGCGTCGACGTCGACGTCGACCTCGGGGACGGCCGCCGGCTCACCGGCACGGTGCCGCGGGTCCACGGCAACCAGCTGGTCGACGTCACCTACTCCCGGCCCGGGCCCAAGCAGCGGATCGCGTCCTGGCTGCGGGTGCTCGCGCTGAGCGCCAGCCACCCCGACGAGAACTGGAGCAGCCACGCGATCGCCCGCGCCAGGGGCGGTCCGCAGCGGGCGCTGGCCGGGCCGCTCGACCACCGCGCGTCGGAGTGGCTGCGTGCGGTCGTCGACCTCTACGACGAGGGTGCCGTGCGGCCGCTCCCGATCCCGCTCAAGACCGCGCACGCATGGGCCGAGGCGCGGGCCAAGGAGCTGCGCGGGATGGACATCGACCCCGTCGAGGTCGCCGCGCGTTCGTGGGTCACCGACCCGTTCAACTCCTACGGCATCACCGGCGAGGACGACGACGCCGTGCACCGCCGGATCTGGGGCCACGACGCGCCCGTGTCGGTGCTGATCGAGGCCGGGCTGCCGTCGTACGCGTGGACGCTGTGGGAGCCGCTGCTCGCCGGCGCCGAGAAGGTGGGCCCCCTATGA
- a CDS encoding TetR/AcrR family transcriptional regulator, which produces MSEAVPQRRPRNRKQLIVAAAARQFERAGFHDVSVADIAAEVGVSASALYRHFSGKTGLLAAAVEQEIELLELAYGGPAGLPGLLDHAARQLLRPDRAGSVWQRGQVFLEPDRAAELEARYLAALEPLRRAVGGEVSTWAVHSVLTTGRAFERAKVDRDRAQELMVAAAMAIAGLGDLGAGRSVVRRPTGSGAGLRPASRREAALSAAVRLFAERGFHAVGMDDIGAAAGISGPTLYHHFPRKSAVLTHAITRCLDAMQFDLAGVLSSTSDPADALEKALASLVRINVAQGDALAALFTELVHVPEEERAPIRRMQQDYVDEWVVLLVACRPELTRADAHALVRSAQTVVNAMRLRLAPDEEGQRDGLLRIGRAVLGTPSGSAEPRK; this is translated from the coding sequence ATGTCGGAGGCCGTCCCTCAGCGCCGCCCGCGCAACCGCAAGCAGCTGATCGTCGCGGCCGCCGCGCGACAGTTCGAGCGGGCCGGCTTCCACGACGTCTCGGTCGCCGACATCGCCGCCGAGGTGGGCGTCTCGGCCTCCGCTCTCTACCGTCACTTCAGCGGAAAGACCGGCCTCCTGGCGGCCGCGGTCGAGCAGGAGATCGAGCTCCTCGAGCTGGCTTACGGCGGACCCGCCGGCCTGCCCGGGTTGCTCGACCACGCCGCGAGGCAGCTGCTGCGACCGGACCGGGCGGGCAGCGTGTGGCAACGCGGCCAGGTGTTCCTCGAGCCGGACCGGGCCGCCGAGCTGGAGGCCCGCTACCTGGCCGCGCTCGAGCCGTTGCGGCGTGCGGTCGGTGGCGAGGTGTCCACGTGGGCCGTCCACTCGGTCCTCACGACCGGACGGGCGTTCGAGCGGGCCAAGGTGGACCGGGACCGTGCTCAGGAGCTGATGGTCGCAGCGGCGATGGCCATCGCCGGGCTGGGCGACCTCGGGGCCGGTCGATCCGTCGTACGCCGGCCGACGGGCTCGGGGGCCGGGCTGCGGCCGGCGTCGCGGAGGGAGGCGGCGCTCTCGGCTGCCGTGCGCCTGTTCGCGGAGCGTGGCTTCCACGCCGTCGGCATGGACGACATCGGCGCCGCGGCGGGCATCTCCGGTCCGACGCTCTACCACCACTTCCCGCGCAAGTCCGCCGTGCTGACCCACGCCATCACCCGGTGCCTCGATGCGATGCAGTTCGACCTGGCCGGGGTCCTCTCCTCGACGAGCGACCCGGCGGATGCGCTGGAGAAGGCGCTGGCGTCGCTGGTCCGGATCAACGTCGCGCAGGGGGACGCGCTGGCTGCGCTGTTCACCGAGCTGGTCCACGTGCCCGAGGAGGAACGGGCGCCTATCCGGCGGATGCAGCAGGACTACGTCGACGAGTGGGTGGTGCTGCTCGTCGCCTGCCGGCCCGAGCTGACGCGCGCGGACGCCCATGCACTGGTGCGCTCGGCGCAGACGGTCGTCAACGCGATGCGGCTGCGGCTGGCGCCCGACGAGGAGGGCCAGCGCGACGGGTTGCTGCGGATCGGGCGGGCGGTGCTGGGGACTCCGTCGGGTTCTGCCGAACCCCGCAAGTAG
- a CDS encoding patatin-like phospholipase family protein → MTSLLDALAQRRASGSRPGQRTDDHRIALAIEGGGSRAAYSAGMALAIDEAGLTDCFDDVYGTSGGALNGAWLLTGEAQRWLRSWAWPEVQAARVTDPRRVFRGGPVVDLRRLVHHVYESITPMDFDAIVANPIGFHPIATDAATGRETDLAPYVVDRLGAQTALRASSCIPLLAGRPVRLGDRRYVDGGLSEGVPYRTALAQGATHVLVLRTRRSDQRAVPPSRLERLLLAPYFLRHGRAAGAAHIDRFRSYAADDLRLAAGTLADVPTLVEVRPPLGSPEVSRLSADLSVIDDAIERGRLVMADYLDKLPA, encoded by the coding sequence ATGACGTCCCTGCTCGATGCCCTCGCCCAGCGGCGCGCGTCCGGCAGCCGGCCGGGACAGCGCACCGACGATCACCGGATCGCCCTGGCCATCGAGGGCGGCGGAAGCCGGGCGGCGTACTCCGCGGGCATGGCGCTCGCCATCGACGAGGCCGGCCTGACCGACTGCTTCGACGACGTCTACGGCACCTCCGGTGGCGCCCTCAACGGCGCCTGGCTGCTGACCGGAGAGGCGCAGCGCTGGCTGCGCAGCTGGGCCTGGCCCGAGGTGCAGGCGGCGAGGGTCACCGACCCACGCCGGGTCTTCCGCGGCGGCCCGGTCGTCGACCTGCGGCGCCTCGTGCACCACGTCTACGAGTCGATCACCCCGATGGACTTCGACGCGATCGTGGCCAACCCGATCGGCTTCCACCCCATCGCGACCGACGCCGCGACGGGCAGGGAGACCGACCTGGCGCCGTACGTCGTCGACCGGCTCGGCGCCCAGACCGCCCTGCGCGCCAGCTCCTGCATCCCACTGCTGGCCGGGCGTCCCGTGCGGCTGGGCGATCGGAGGTACGTCGACGGCGGGCTCTCCGAGGGCGTGCCCTACCGCACCGCGCTCGCGCAGGGCGCCACCCACGTGCTGGTGCTGCGCACCCGCCGCTCCGACCAGCGCGCGGTGCCGCCGTCGCGGCTGGAGCGGCTCCTGCTGGCGCCGTACTTCCTGCGGCACGGGCGCGCCGCCGGCGCCGCCCACATCGACCGGTTCCGGTCGTACGCCGCCGACGACCTGCGCCTCGCCGCCGGCACGCTGGCCGACGTACCGACCCTGGTCGAGGTGCGCCCGCCGCTCGGCTCGCCGGAGGTGTCGCGGCTCAGCGCCGACCTGTCCGTCATCGACGACGCGATCGAGCGTGGGCGGTTGGTGATGGCGGACTACCTCGACAAGCTGCCGGCCTGA
- a CDS encoding sugar O-acetyltransferase: MSAVDDARAPEERSTKERMLAGELYIADDPELIADHVRAQELTEAYNATGIHERARRTEILGELLGSFGEDSAIRPPLRVDYGSQIRVGSGVFVNFGLVALDVVDITIGDDVQIGPNVQLLTPLHPLEAGLRRDKWENAAPITIGDNVWLGGGVIVCPGVTIGANTVVGAGSVVTRDLPAGVLAVGNPARVVRELQQ; encoded by the coding sequence ATGAGCGCGGTGGACGACGCCCGGGCGCCGGAGGAGCGGTCGACGAAGGAGCGGATGCTCGCCGGCGAGCTGTACATCGCCGACGACCCCGAGCTGATCGCCGACCACGTCCGGGCCCAGGAGCTCACCGAGGCCTACAACGCGACGGGGATCCACGAGCGCGCCCGTCGTACCGAGATCCTGGGCGAGCTGCTGGGCTCCTTCGGCGAGGACAGCGCGATCCGCCCGCCGCTGCGGGTCGACTACGGGTCACAGATCCGCGTCGGGTCGGGGGTCTTCGTGAACTTCGGCCTGGTCGCCCTCGACGTCGTCGACATCACCATCGGCGACGACGTGCAGATCGGGCCCAACGTCCAGCTGCTCACACCGCTGCACCCGCTCGAGGCCGGCCTGCGCCGCGACAAGTGGGAGAACGCCGCGCCGATCACGATCGGCGACAACGTGTGGCTCGGCGGCGGCGTCATCGTCTGTCCCGGCGTCACCATCGGGGCGAACACGGTCGTCGGCGCCGGCTCGGTCGTCACCCGCGACCTGCCCGCCGGCGTGCTGGCGGTCGGCAACCCGGCCCGGGTGGTGAGAGAGCTCCAGCAATGA
- a CDS encoding PGPGW domain-containing protein — protein sequence MTGAAKRILLEVLGWLLLLAGIAAMVLPGPGLLLMAAGLAVLSQQYTWAERLLDPVLLRALRAAAEGVETWPRIIASTIGALGIGAFGMVWLLDPDTPEWWPIAEKWWLPGGVWTGITLLLSCAIALGLLVYSYRRFHGKPEARAALEGEISEADGRRHHTDEHEK from the coding sequence GTGACCGGCGCGGCGAAGCGGATCCTGCTCGAGGTCCTCGGCTGGCTCCTGCTGCTCGCCGGCATCGCCGCGATGGTGCTCCCCGGACCCGGCCTGCTGCTGATGGCGGCCGGCCTGGCGGTGCTGTCGCAGCAGTACACATGGGCCGAGCGGCTGCTCGACCCCGTCCTGCTCCGTGCCCTGCGCGCCGCCGCGGAGGGCGTCGAGACCTGGCCGCGGATCATCGCCTCCACCATCGGCGCCCTCGGGATCGGTGCCTTCGGCATGGTCTGGCTGCTCGACCCCGACACGCCCGAGTGGTGGCCGATCGCCGAGAAGTGGTGGCTGCCCGGCGGCGTGTGGACCGGCATCACCCTGCTGCTGTCCTGCGCGATCGCGCTCGGCCTGCTCGTCTACTCCTACCGCCGCTTCCACGGCAAGCCCGAGGCGCGTGCGGCCCTCGAGGGTGAGATCAGCGAGGCCGACGGTCGCCGGCACCACACCGACGAGCACGAGAAATGA
- a CDS encoding nuclear transport factor 2 family protein → MSAAPSFSPAEITEAYAAFHEQVADFAKTGNWDGYADLFTPDAEYVEHAMGTFRGRDEIRAWSVRTMTSYPGRVMPEFPITWQVVDAAQNRLVCEVLNPMPDPGDGTMLAEPNITIMTYAGDGLFSREEDVYNPLRFHAMAQRWARIAAAHGNADEDVLAWLDRFGGGR, encoded by the coding sequence ATGAGCGCAGCCCCCTCGTTCTCGCCTGCGGAGATCACCGAGGCGTACGCCGCCTTCCACGAGCAGGTCGCCGACTTCGCGAAGACCGGGAACTGGGACGGGTACGCCGACCTGTTCACCCCGGACGCGGAGTACGTCGAGCACGCGATGGGCACCTTCCGCGGCCGCGACGAGATCCGCGCGTGGTCGGTGCGCACCATGACGTCGTACCCGGGTCGGGTGATGCCGGAGTTCCCGATCACCTGGCAGGTCGTCGACGCCGCCCAGAACCGGCTGGTCTGCGAGGTCCTCAACCCGATGCCCGACCCGGGCGACGGGACGATGCTGGCCGAGCCCAACATCACGATCATGACGTACGCCGGCGACGGGCTCTTCTCCCGCGAGGAGGACGTCTACAACCCGCTCCGCTTCCACGCGATGGCGCAGAGGTGGGCGCGGATCGCGGCGGCCCACGGCAACGCCGACGAGGACGTGCTGGCGTGGCTCGACAGGTTCGGAGGAGGCCGGTGA
- a CDS encoding adenylate/guanylate cyclase domain-containing protein, with translation MPRGTASRRRSPFGSRVLGPRDQEPRQLRVRIQVLLTVMLVTTNLVGALVVFVINTWAIPSPGPNSEMVLALAIAIPTYVVLAAIVGAIWGTTSSLRALRWATQPEVDIDPAQRARALRVPLTLTFAQFYIWMVGTILFTVLTVVLQPSRAVGTALTVGIGAVVVSGIAYLLTEFTLRPIAARALADVKVTHRVRGVGVGPRMTIFWTLGTGAPVVGLLIAAILALTPAGSDATLTQLAVVTIIVCGAVLVFGFLLTDLNARSVVAPLLSVRDAMQEVEKGRLDADVVVYDGTELGQLQSGFNSMVHGLREREQIRDLFGRHVGQEVAAAAAALGAGEIELGGETRVCSVLFVDLVGSTTYATQHGPTEVVAVLNRFFGVVVDEVDRHHGLVNKFIGDAVLAIFGAPVEHADHATAALEAARTTAARLAVEVPEVGAGIGVATGQVVAGNVGHEQRFEYTVIGDAVNSAARLTDLAKDVPGGVLASWDSVDAASDAEAAHWVEHGQVVLRGRTQPTRLAIQRL, from the coding sequence ATGCCGCGCGGGACTGCCTCTCGACGACGCAGCCCGTTCGGCTCGCGCGTCCTCGGCCCGCGCGACCAGGAGCCCCGCCAGCTGCGGGTCCGGATCCAGGTGCTGCTGACCGTGATGCTCGTGACGACGAACCTGGTCGGCGCGCTGGTCGTGTTCGTCATCAACACCTGGGCGATCCCGTCGCCCGGCCCCAACAGCGAGATGGTCCTGGCGCTGGCGATCGCCATCCCGACGTACGTCGTGCTCGCGGCGATCGTGGGGGCGATCTGGGGCACCACGTCGTCGCTGCGTGCCCTGCGCTGGGCCACCCAGCCGGAGGTCGACATCGACCCGGCGCAGCGGGCGCGGGCGCTGCGGGTGCCGCTCACCCTCACCTTCGCGCAGTTCTACATCTGGATGGTGGGCACGATCCTGTTCACCGTGCTGACCGTCGTGCTGCAGCCGTCGCGGGCGGTGGGAACCGCGCTCACGGTCGGCATCGGTGCTGTCGTGGTGTCCGGGATCGCCTACCTGCTGACCGAGTTCACGCTGCGCCCGATCGCGGCGCGGGCGCTGGCCGACGTGAAGGTCACCCACCGGGTGCGCGGGGTCGGGGTGGGTCCGCGGATGACGATCTTCTGGACCCTCGGCACCGGCGCGCCCGTCGTCGGGCTCCTCATCGCCGCGATCCTCGCGCTCACGCCCGCCGGGTCCGACGCGACCCTGACCCAGCTCGCCGTGGTGACGATCATCGTCTGCGGGGCGGTCCTGGTCTTCGGCTTCCTGCTCACCGACCTCAACGCCCGCTCCGTCGTCGCGCCGCTGCTGTCGGTGCGCGACGCGATGCAGGAGGTCGAGAAGGGCCGGCTGGACGCCGACGTCGTCGTGTACGACGGCACCGAGCTCGGCCAGCTGCAGAGCGGCTTCAACTCGATGGTCCACGGGCTGCGCGAGCGCGAGCAGATCCGCGACCTGTTCGGCCGGCACGTCGGCCAGGAGGTCGCGGCCGCCGCGGCCGCCCTGGGGGCGGGCGAGATCGAGCTCGGCGGCGAGACCCGCGTGTGCTCGGTGCTCTTCGTCGACCTGGTCGGCTCCACGACGTACGCCACCCAGCACGGGCCGACCGAGGTCGTCGCGGTCCTCAACCGGTTCTTCGGGGTCGTCGTCGACGAGGTCGACCGCCACCACGGGCTGGTCAACAAGTTCATCGGCGACGCCGTGCTGGCGATCTTCGGCGCCCCCGTCGAGCACGCCGACCACGCCACCGCGGCGCTCGAGGCGGCCAGGACGACGGCCGCACGGCTCGCCGTCGAGGTGCCCGAGGTGGGTGCCGGCATCGGCGTCGCCACCGGCCAGGTCGTCGCCGGCAACGTCGGTCACGAGCAGCGCTTCGAGTACACCGTCATCGGCGACGCCGTGAACTCCGCCGCCCGGCTCACCGACCTCGCCAAGGACGTCCCCGGCGGCGTGCTCGCCTCCTGGGACTCCGTGGATGCCGCCAGCGACGCCGAGGCGGCTCATTGGGTCGAGCACGGCCAGGTCGTCCTGCGCGGGCGCACCCAGCCGACCCGGCTGGCGATCCAGCGCTTGTAG
- a CDS encoding TetR/AcrR family transcriptional regulator — protein MRQVDLRQRLIRAAEQEIAACGPAKASLRAIARRVGVSHQATAHHFEDRAGLFTALAVEGFELLLSRTRAAVAGVEVGGGRQVTAAGVAYVEFAARQPTMFDVMFRPELLHADDAALCEVRLAHRGLLLDLVGAAQASGWAASVPTEELVTIGWATVHGLAVLQRDAQLTAVPTEADLDPAKLLVVIGRALGALA, from the coding sequence ATGAGGCAGGTCGACCTGCGGCAGCGGCTGATCCGCGCGGCGGAGCAGGAGATCGCGGCGTGCGGCCCCGCGAAGGCCAGCCTGCGCGCGATCGCCCGCCGGGTCGGCGTCTCCCACCAGGCCACCGCCCACCACTTCGAGGACCGGGCGGGACTGTTCACCGCGCTCGCGGTCGAGGGCTTTGAGCTGCTGCTCTCGCGCACCCGGGCCGCCGTCGCCGGCGTGGAGGTCGGGGGTGGTCGGCAGGTGACCGCCGCCGGTGTCGCGTACGTCGAGTTCGCCGCCCGCCAGCCCACCATGTTCGACGTGATGTTCCGCCCCGAGCTGCTGCACGCCGACGACGCCGCGCTCTGCGAGGTCCGGCTGGCCCACCGCGGCCTGCTGCTCGACCTCGTCGGGGCTGCCCAGGCGAGCGGGTGGGCGGCCTCGGTGCCGACCGAGGAGCTGGTCACGATCGGCTGGGCCACCGTGCACGGGCTGGCCGTCCTGCAGCGCGACGCCCAGCTGACCGCCGTACCCACCGAGGCCGACCTGGACCCGGCGAAGCTGCTCGTGGTGATCGGTCGGGCGTTGGGGGCGCTGGCCTGA